One part of the Streptococcus sp. oral taxon 431 genome encodes these proteins:
- the pbp2b gene encoding penicillin-binding protein PBP2B, with protein MRKFNSHSIPIRLNLLFAIVILLFMTIIGRLLYMQVVNKDFYEAKLASASQTRVTTGSARGEIYDAAGKPLVENTVKQVVAFTRSNKMTATDLKDISTKLLAYVTVSSPDLTQRQMADYYLADPAVYKKTVEALPKDKRFDSDGNQLSEAQLYNNAAESITSDQLNYSEDEKKIIYLFNQLNAVGNFATGNIQTDPLSDTQVAIIASASKELPGISISTSWDRKVLETSLSSIVGSVSSEKSGLPAEDVDAYLQKGYSLNDRVGTSYLEKQYEEVLQGKRTVKEIHLDKYGDMESVENVEEGSKGKNIKLTIDLTFQDSVDNLLKSYFDSELSNGGAKYSEGVYAVALNPKTGAVLAMSGIKHNLETGELTSDSLGTVTNVFVPGSVVKAATISSGWENGVLKGNQTLTDQPIVFQGSPAINSWYTLAYGSFPITAVEALEYSSNAYMIQTALGMMGQTYQPDMTVKTDKLESAMGKLRATFSEYGLGASTGIDLPEESTGFIPKNFDLANYLYNAFGQFDNYTPMQLAQYVATIANNGVRLAPHIVEGVYDNNEQGGLGNLIQQTTSTELNKINISESDMAILQKGFYQVSHGTSALTTGRPLLNGATVSISGKTGTAESYVADGQKATNTNAVAYAPSDNPQIAVAVVFPHNTNLSNTIGPSIARDIINLYNQHHPMN; from the coding sequence ATGAGAAAATTCAACAGCCATTCGATACCGATTCGGCTTAATTTATTGTTTGCAATCGTTATATTGCTCTTCATGACCATTATTGGTCGCTTGCTCTATATGCAAGTCGTGAACAAGGATTTCTATGAAGCTAAGTTAGCATCTGCTAGCCAAACTAGGGTAACAACGGGTTCTGCTCGAGGAGAAATCTATGACGCGGCTGGAAAACCCTTGGTAGAAAATACCGTTAAACAAGTAGTGGCTTTCACACGAAGCAATAAGATGACAGCTACGGATTTAAAGGATATTTCTACTAAGCTCCTAGCTTATGTGACAGTTTCCTCGCCAGATTTGACGCAACGTCAAATGGCTGACTATTATCTAGCGGACCCAGCTGTCTATAAAAAAACGGTAGAGGCTCTTCCTAAGGATAAGCGTTTTGATTCTGATGGTAATCAGCTGTCTGAAGCTCAACTTTATAACAATGCTGCTGAGAGTATCACTTCTGATCAACTGAACTATTCAGAGGATGAGAAAAAGATTATCTACCTCTTTAACCAGCTCAATGCAGTTGGTAATTTTGCGACAGGGAATATTCAAACCGACCCCTTAAGTGACACACAGGTGGCCATCATTGCTTCAGCTTCCAAGGAATTACCTGGTATTAGCATTTCAACTTCGTGGGATAGAAAGGTTTTAGAAACCTCGCTTTCATCTATCGTTGGAAGTGTCTCTAGTGAGAAATCAGGTCTTCCAGCTGAGGATGTGGATGCTTATTTGCAAAAAGGCTATTCACTTAATGACCGTGTTGGAACTTCTTATCTAGAGAAACAATACGAAGAAGTTCTACAAGGGAAGCGTACCGTAAAAGAAATCCATCTCGACAAATATGGTGATATGGAGAGTGTGGAAAATGTCGAAGAAGGTAGCAAGGGCAAAAACATTAAGTTGACCATTGATTTGACCTTCCAAGACAGTGTGGATAATCTTCTGAAAAGCTACTTCGATTCAGAACTATCAAATGGTGGAGCAAAATATTCAGAAGGTGTCTATGCAGTAGCTCTCAATCCTAAGACGGGTGCTGTGTTAGCTATGTCAGGGATTAAACATAATCTGGAAACGGGTGAATTGACCTCAGACTCGCTGGGGACTGTGACCAATGTCTTTGTACCGGGTTCTGTCGTTAAAGCGGCTACCATCAGCTCAGGCTGGGAAAATGGTGTTCTTAAGGGGAACCAGACCTTGACAGACCAGCCAATCGTTTTCCAAGGATCCCCAGCTATCAATTCTTGGTATACTCTTGCTTATGGTTCTTTCCCAATTACAGCAGTCGAGGCTTTGGAATACTCTTCTAATGCCTATATGATTCAAACTGCTTTGGGAATGATGGGTCAAACCTATCAACCAGATATGACAGTTAAGACCGACAAACTAGAGTCTGCGATGGGAAAACTACGCGCGACTTTTAGTGAGTATGGTTTGGGTGCTTCTACAGGAATTGATTTGCCAGAGGAATCAACAGGATTTATTCCTAAAAACTTTGACTTGGCTAATTATCTGTACAATGCTTTTGGACAGTTTGATAACTATACGCCGATGCAGTTAGCCCAGTATGTGGCAACAATCGCTAATAATGGTGTTCGTTTGGCTCCTCATATCGTAGAAGGAGTCTATGATAATAATGAGCAAGGCGGTCTAGGAAATTTGATTCAGCAAACAACTAGCACCGAATTGAATAAAATCAATATTTCTGAGTCAGATATGGCCATCCTACAAAAAGGATTTTACCAAGTGTCGCACGGAACAAGTGCTCTTACGACAGGTCGTCCCCTTCTAAACGGGGCAACGGTCTCTATCAGTGGTAAGACAGGTACAGCCGAAAGTTATGTAGCCGATGGTCAAAAGGCTACCAATACCAATGCGGTTGCCTATGCCCCATCAGATAACCCTCAGATTGCAGTTGCAGTTGTATTCCCACATAATACCAATCTCAGCAATACGATCGGACCTTCGATTGCCCGAGATATTATCAATCTATACAACCAACACCATCCAATGAACTAG
- a CDS encoding MurR/RpiR family transcriptional regulator gives MNKPDISTIIDLHFEEMTDLEQEIARYFLQADTIHDDLSSQQVTQKLHISQAALTRFAKKCGFTGYREFIFKYQQQKDTLSVPQQDMNPLTQRVLRSYTNIREMTQELIDDDQLERIAQMIDQSERVYFFGTGSSGLVAREMKLRFMRLGVVCEALTDPDGFAWTTSIIDEKCLVFGFSLSGTTPSIIDSLLDAQDMGAKTVLFTSTPSKETQAFTETVLVASQSQASYIQRISAQLPMLILIDLLYAYFLEIDRESKEKIFNSYWENKKLNGYRRNRRSR, from the coding sequence ATGAACAAGCCAGACATCTCTACGATTATTGATCTTCACTTTGAAGAAATGACCGATTTAGAGCAAGAGATTGCCCGCTATTTTTTGCAGGCAGATACCATTCATGATGACTTGTCTTCTCAGCAAGTCACTCAAAAACTTCATATTTCTCAAGCGGCTCTCACTCGTTTTGCCAAAAAATGTGGCTTTACGGGCTATCGGGAATTTATTTTCAAATACCAACAACAAAAGGATACCCTTTCCGTTCCTCAACAAGATATGAATCCTTTGACACAAAGAGTCTTGAGAAGCTATACAAATATCCGAGAAATGACACAAGAATTGATTGATGATGACCAACTGGAGCGTATTGCCCAAATGATTGATCAATCAGAACGCGTCTATTTTTTTGGGACTGGAAGTTCTGGCCTAGTTGCGCGTGAGATGAAATTGCGTTTCATGAGACTAGGTGTCGTTTGTGAAGCTTTAACAGATCCAGATGGATTCGCCTGGACGACCAGTATCATCGATGAAAAATGTTTGGTCTTTGGTTTCTCCCTTTCTGGAACAACTCCATCCATCATTGACAGTCTACTAGACGCTCAAGATATGGGGGCTAAAACTGTTCTTTTTACGAGTACACCTAGCAAGGAAACTCAGGCCTTCACAGAAACTGTATTGGTAGCAAGCCAGAGTCAGGCTTCCTATATCCAACGCATTTCTGCCCAACTTCCTATGTTGATCTTAATCGATCTACTCTATGCTTATTTCCTAGAAATTGATCGTGAAAGTAAAGAAAAAATCTTTAACAGTTATTGGGAAAATAAAAAACTAAACGGCTATCGTAGAAATAGAAGGTCTAGATAA